The following proteins come from a genomic window of Flavobacterium eburneipallidum:
- a CDS encoding DUF4270 family protein, translating into MKYILFLLFFITLFTSCQTDNLEGEYVVGSDYLSVNNKVILIDTLTVEMSTINFDSLVTSSQSRVLIGNYTDPILGKVKSESYMELTPDSYYIGTSSSDTETNNYVFDSIAVILKYDRYYYGDTTKQQTINIHQLTQKVKPNTDDDSFYNNSTLIHSSNSIGTKTFYPKPIGKDSVHITIDDTFGKNMFTKLKNNQITNADEFNDYFKGIVIKSSASNSNSAIGYTTTSLMRLYYKQTNSDSKYSLTKDFTLNGIDKQFNNITLDRTGTAIENLPDSRNKLSSNLTNNSSYIQSGTGLACRIDFPYLNQLKYISKKGVIVDAELIIKPIKNSASALFPIKDSLQVYESDNLNRISKYLTRSDGSAALALLNNTPDEFNENIGYSINIGAFLYKEMQKTTSTKSSLIFTFPNISKGVNRIVLGNQKNPENKIRLKIYYISY; encoded by the coding sequence ATGAAGTATATTTTGTTCCTATTATTTTTCATAACCCTTTTTACCTCTTGTCAAACTGACAATTTAGAGGGCGAATATGTGGTGGGTTCTGATTATTTGAGTGTCAATAACAAAGTGATTTTGATTGATACCTTGACCGTAGAAATGTCAACCATTAATTTTGATTCTTTGGTAACCTCCAGTCAAAGTCGGGTTTTAATTGGCAATTACACGGATCCAATTCTAGGAAAAGTAAAATCTGAAAGTTATATGGAACTCACTCCCGATAGTTATTACATAGGAACGAGCAGTTCGGATACTGAAACCAATAACTATGTATTTGATTCGATAGCTGTAATATTAAAATACGATCGTTATTATTATGGTGACACGACCAAGCAACAAACGATAAACATTCATCAATTGACTCAAAAAGTAAAACCCAACACGGATGATGATAGTTTTTATAACAATTCAACTTTAATTCACAGCAGCAATAGCATTGGCACAAAAACTTTTTATCCAAAACCTATCGGAAAAGATTCGGTTCATATCACTATTGATGACACTTTTGGAAAAAATATGTTTACCAAACTGAAAAACAACCAAATCACCAATGCCGATGAATTCAACGATTATTTCAAAGGAATTGTGATTAAATCTTCGGCTTCAAATTCAAACAGTGCAATTGGCTATACCACAACTAGTTTGATGCGATTGTATTACAAACAGACCAATAGTGACTCTAAATATTCCTTGACCAAGGATTTTACCTTAAATGGTATCGACAAACAATTCAACAATATCACATTGGATAGAACTGGTACAGCAATTGAAAACCTACCTGATTCTAGAAATAAATTAAGTAGTAATTTGACCAACAATAGTTCTTATATCCAATCAGGAACTGGATTGGCGTGTCGAATTGATTTTCCGTATCTCAACCAATTGAAATACATTTCTAAAAAAGGAGTCATTGTCGATGCTGAATTGATTATCAAACCTATAAAAAATAGTGCATCGGCATTGTTTCCCATCAAAGATTCCTTGCAAGTGTATGAAAGTGATAATTTGAATCGAATATCAAAATACCTAACCCGATCGGATGGTTCTGCAGCATTGGCTTTGTTGAACAATACACCCGACGAATTCAACGAAAACATTGGTTACAGTATAAACATAGGAGCTTTTCTATACAAAGAAATGCAAAAAACAACTAGCACCAAATCGTCTTTGATTTTTACATTTCCTAATATTTCTAAAGGCGTAAACCGAATCGTTTTAGGGAATCAGAAAAATCCAGAAAATAAAATTAGATTAAAAATATATTATATCTCCTATTAG
- a CDS encoding DUF6268 family outer membrane beta-barrel protein, with protein MKIRNTIKGLFFCVVFNLSAQNNLSVALGVNTQPTENIKVNQVNLGVDYSQTFGTKFKIENELKYNSTNINYFNTDFYNSSTALSEMSNRLRFSYLKSDKMNVNFEIEPFIASANNLKISDIDVLGALNVDLILSANKIITVGASRNNIFGKTLILPTLAYYYEYSKKLNFVVGFPETKMSYSNNSRNVFALKNEFNGSLYQWNNSSKASFSQFTTTLEFERNMDKNWFVSFKAGYDFNKKYLLLDSYNNTTTDFNIKDGYNFGIIIKYKH; from the coding sequence ATGAAAATAAGGAATACAATAAAAGGGTTGTTTTTTTGTGTGGTTTTTAATTTGAGTGCTCAAAATAATCTTTCGGTAGCGTTGGGAGTAAATACGCAACCAACCGAAAATATAAAAGTAAACCAAGTCAATTTAGGCGTTGATTATAGTCAAACATTTGGAACAAAGTTTAAGATTGAAAATGAATTAAAATACAATTCAACGAACATCAATTATTTCAACACGGATTTTTATAATTCATCAACTGCTTTGAGTGAGATGAGTAACAGATTAAGGTTTAGTTATTTGAAATCAGATAAAATGAATGTGAATTTTGAAATAGAACCTTTTATCGCTAGTGCGAATAATTTAAAAATTTCGGATATCGATGTATTAGGAGCCTTGAATGTTGATTTGATTTTGAGTGCCAATAAAATCATAACAGTAGGAGCGAGCAGGAACAATATTTTCGGAAAAACACTGATTTTACCAACATTGGCTTATTATTATGAATACAGCAAAAAGTTGAATTTCGTTGTTGGATTTCCAGAAACCAAGATGAGTTATTCTAATAATAGCAGAAATGTCTTTGCTTTAAAAAATGAATTCAACGGAAGTTTGTACCAATGGAATAATTCCTCAAAAGCGAGTTTTTCGCAATTCACAACGACATTAGAATTCGAACGCAATATGGACAAAAATTGGTTTGTAAGTTTCAAAGCAGGCTATGATTTCAATAAAAAATACTTGCTTTTAGACAGCTATAACAATACAACTACTGATTTTAATATCAAAGACGGATACAATTTTGGAATAATAATTAAATATAAACATTAA